The DNA region AGGAGCCTTACCCTTGATTACTGGGTCATAGGGAGAATCCTGGAGGAACCTAAAGGTAAGATTGTTCTGCGGTGACCGTATTCAGTCCCGGTTGACCTGCCGGCAATAGTCCCGGAAATAGTATAAAGAGTCAGTTGCTGACAAAGGATGACGGCAGGCACTGGTCAGACCACGATCCAGCATTCCTGAAGAGGACTATTATCTCCAGTTAAATCAACCGATAGAAACCGTTGCCGGGGAAAATTACCTGCGGGTTCACCTTTCTCGGTGTGCCTTTCCCGTTCCTCCACCACGCAGTAAATCCCTTTACCCTCGAATCCAGGCTCAAAACAGCCATTGCCAGAAGCGCACCTGGCAGGACGTCGGTCGCCTGATTTCCACCGGTTCATAAGGTCAGACCTCATGATAAGGGTCTAGCACAGTGCAATTATCCACCAGCTCGCGGCCGTGATACCCTCTTCTGTCTCAACCGGGGGCGTCAGGCGCATGATCACCGGAACTCTCTGCCTGTTTATCTCCCTCCATTATTGTGGCAATATTAATGGACTTGTCAAGAAATGGAGCTGCAAAGGATCATTTTAATCAATCCCTCTGTCCCGTAAGAATAGGTCGGGCGCCGAAGAGGAGCCAAGGAGGAGCCTTCCCCCCCTCCCATTGAACCTCATGTGCGGCATTTGATGCGGGGAATCCGCAATTTTGAACATTATAATAATATTTACGCTAATTTTAGATGGATGTCTGGCGAAGAGACGAGGGCGCCATTCAACGATGATCTCACATAATTAATTACAGCAGTTGTTTTCCGGCGACGCCTAAGCGACAAAATCCTGCACATCATAATAGGCAGAAATTCAACACGGAGGATGTTTTTCTTGGATAATGTCCGGGCCGATGTGGCAGAGATTCCTAAGTTCCCGCATGCCTTACCAGGGACCATTTCTCTTCTCCCGTCCCCGGAGAAGGCATGTCGTTTATATGTTATTAACCCCCACTACCTTCTTGCAAAGCATATTAAAATGCCATAAAAACCGAACTAAGTGTCCCACCCATCGGCCTCGGTTATATTCTATGCTTGAATGAATCTTATGTCCTTAACCTTCCTTTTACCTGGTTCTCGTAATACTTTTCCGAATAGAGGTACGGTTTCTTTGCCGTGTTCTCCGGCGTCGTATCTGCCGGCAAGGCCATGAACCTGCCTTTGCCGTCCACTGTAAGGAATGCTTTCTTCAGAAAATCTTTACCCCAGAAAGAGCCGATCACGACTGTTCTGTATGCAGGATTGACCTTTTTTATCTCTTTGAAGACGTCCTGAGAGGTCTTATAGGTTCCGGGCATTCCAAATTTTCCGGCGAGCTTCGTGATGATCTGCCAGGTCTCAAGGCCCGTGAGGGACGGGAAGACTTTTGTTACCTTCTGAACCCTTCTGTCGCAGGCCGTTGTCGTGCCGCTCGTCTCAACGGGGAGCGATGCAGGCAGGACCACGTCGGCTTTTGCGACGGTAGCAGTCCTGGCCGTGTCGACCACAAGTATGAATTCAGCTCCTGCGGCGAGGGCCTTGTTTGTCTTCTCTCTCAAGGGGTCTTCCCCGAAAATCACCAAAGCTTTAAATTTGCCTTTCTCCATGGCGCCCCTTAGGTCCACAGGCTTGAAGACGCCCTTCATGTCGGTCCCCCAGAAAGCACCCACTCTCTTGATGCCTTCTGTGTCCTTTGCCCCGACATTGCCCGGTAGATATCGTGAATCGGCCCCCATGTCGAAGAGACCCTGGGAATTGGCGAAATCCCTGAGAATAACAATCCCGTTGCCGGGCTTTCCGACACGGCCGGTAAGCATAAGGAGATTCGCGAGGGCTTTGAGGTCGTTCTTTGATTTCTCAGTCGAAGAATCAATGCTGTAAAGGATGACAACGTTATGTTTCCTGTTTGCTACAAGGTCAAGAAGCTCGGTAAGCTTTCCTGCGGTCACACCTGTTATGGCGGAGATTCCGCTCACATCCGCCTTTGAGAGGGATTTCATAAACGCTTTGAAGCCTTCCGTCCTTTTCTCCACAAATTCCTTATCCTGGGAGCCTGCATTGATCACGGCCTTGCTGATGCCGTTGATGAGGACTGTATTCGTTCCTCGCTTCGGTTTAATCCAGAGGTTTGAGGTCCTCGCGAGCGGGGTGGCGGCAGAGCTTACCGTTGCGAGGCGGGTTCCCGTCTTTTGAGCCTCTTTCACTTTCAACCCGGCAATGAGATTATCCTCAGAGAGATTTGAGTTGATCACAACGACCACATCGGCCTTTTTTATATCGTCCATGGTGGCGGTGGAGGCAGTGATCCCAAACATGCCGTCCAGAGCATCTTGACCTGCACCGTTCATAATGTTGGTGAAGCTGCCGATATTATTGGTCTTGAGTCCTGTCCTCACAAACTTCTGGAGGAGGTAGAGTTCTTCGTTGGTCATCCTGGGAGAACCAAATACTGCTACCGATTGGGGCCCGTGGGCCTTGATGACCGATTTCAGCCTGTCGGCGGCGTACTCAAGCGCCTGGTCCCAACCCGCCTCCCTAAGGGTTCTATTTTTCCTGACCATTGGTTTGGTCAGTCTGTCAGATTCCAACATGTAGCGGTATCCCCATCTCCCCTTTGAGCAGAGATAGCCCTTATTGTGAGAACTGCCGTTCAGGTTCTGAATCGTGAATGTGTGGTCTGCAAAGACTTTATAGCCCACATTGCAGCCTACCGAGCAGAATGCGCAGACCGACTCCACTTTTTCCGACGCCCACGGTCCCGGCTTCGGGAAGGGCAGTTTTTCCGATATTGCACCTGTAGGGCATGCGGCGATGCAGTTTCCGCAGGAGATGCAGGTCGTCTCTAGAAGTTTCTTCTCCATGGCCGGTTTCATTACAGACTTGAAGCCCCTGTTCACGAAGCCCAGGGCCGAAGCCTGTATCACTTCGGAGCAGGTCCTGATACAGCGGCCGCAGTTGATGCACTTGTTTGGGTCGAGGGTGATAAAAGGATGGGTCGTGTCGATCTTGTGCCGCCTCACGTCACCCACAAAACGGGTGATGTTGACGCCGAATTCGGACGCGTATTTTCTGAGCGCACAGTCAAAGTACTCGGAGCATCCACACTCGAGGCAACGCGAGCATTCGTTGGCCATCTGTTCTTCCGTGAAGCCGAGCTCCACCTCTTTGAGCGACTTTATTCGCTCTGCCACGTCCATCTCGGACATTTTTTCTTTCTTTATTTTCGCGAAATCGGTAAATTCAGACTCGGGGATCTCCCCGTAGCTGTCTTTCCTGCTGATAAAGCCTTTGGGCTGCTCTTCCGGGGAACCCGAGACAATGTACCTCTCGATTGCGTCGGCGGCGATCTTGCCGTGGGCTATGGCGTCGATGGCGACTGCGGGTCCTGTGATCACGTCTCCACCGGCGAAGACGCCGGGGATTGATGTCTCAAGGGTGCCTTCCTTTGTTACAATCACGTTTCCCCACTTTGTCTTCAGATTTCCGTTCCTGTTTATAGCGCCGAGGTCAATATCCTGGCCGATGGCGGAAATGGCGAAGTCTGCCTTCAGATTATACTCAGAACCCTTCTTTGCCACCGGACTTCTCCTGCCGCTTGCATCCGGCTCACCAAGTTCCATGCGTATACAGGTAAGGGCTGTAAGACGGCCGTCTTTCTTCTTTACAATGCCTACCGGCGCTGAGAGTTGGATCAGTTCCACGCCCTCTTCAAGGGCCGCGTCAATCTCCATCTCATGAGCGGGCATTTCCTTTTTCGTACGACGATAAAGGAGGGTGACTTTATTCGCTCCCATCCTCATGGCCGAGCGGGCCGCGTCAATGGCTGTATTGCCTCCGCCCACCACCACCACGTTTCCGTATATTTCAGGAACCTTCGTTCCCTGGAGTTGCCTCAGGAAATCTGCGCCGCGAATGACGCCGGGGGTCTCATCCTCTCCCTTAATACCCATGGCCTTTCCTGCCTGGGCGCCCAGGGCGAGAAAGATCGCGTCGAACCCGTCCTTTTTTAAGGACGCTATTGTGAAATTTTTTCCCAGGACCGATTTTGTCTTTACCGTAACCCCGAGGTCGGTAATCCACTTAATCTCCCGGTCCAGGGTCTTTTTAGGAAGACGGTATTCAGGAATGCCATAGCGGAGCATGCCCCCGAGATGGGGAGAAGCCTCGTTAAGCGTCACGCTGTAGCCCTTCAGGGTGAGAAAATAGGCGCACGTGAGACCAGCCGGGCCACCACCCACGACGGCCACCTTCCTGCCGTTTGCGGGCGCTAATTCAGGCGTCCAAGGGTGTTCAAGGTCAATATCAGCCGCATAGCGCTTCAGGTAATCGATACCTACCCGCTCATCCACCTTGTTTCTGCGGCACGCGGCCTCGCATTCCCTCACGCACACCCTTCCACAGACGATAGGGAGGGGGTTTGTCTCTTTTATCAGTTTCACCGCCTCTGTGAACTTTCCCATTGCCATGAGGGCGATATATCCCTGTACATCGACGCCCGCAGGGCAGGTCTGGGTACAGGGGCCGAGGCAGTCGGCATAGTGGTTTGACAGAAGAAGTTCCAGGGCCGTCTTTCTCGATTCCCTGATCCTGGCGTTATCGGTCTCCACGACCATCCCGTCTGCGGCCGGGCTTGAACACGAGGGCACGAGTTTTTCGAGACCCTTTACCTCGACCACACATAGGTAGCATGATCCGTATGCAGGAAGCTTTGGGTCCCAGCACAGGGTCGGTATGTTGTCAATCTGATTCGCCCGCGCCACATCAAGTATGGTCTGACCGGGGCTTGCCGCATATACATTACCGTTTATTGTTATCTTGAAGTTTGTCGTCATTCTCGGCTCTCCATAATTAGTTTCTTTCCACCGCACCGAATTTGCAGGTTTCAAAACACTTGCCACACTTTACACACAGGGCCGGGTCAAGGGCGTGCGGTTTCTTCTTTTCTCCGGTAATGGCTTCCGACGGGCATGCCTTGGCGCAGAGCGTACAGCCTTTGCACTTGTCGGACAGTATCGCGTAGGTGAGGAGGGCGGAGCAACTATGGGCCGGGCATTTCTTGTCTCGGATATGCGCCTCGTATTCCTCAGGAAAGTATTTGAGGGTGGTGAGCACGGGGTTCGGCGCCGTCTGTCCGAGGCCGCAGATCGTATTGTTCTTGATTTCATAGGCCAGCTTTTGCAGGAGGTCGATATCGCCCTCCGCCCCGGCCCCTTCCGTGATCCTCGTCAGGACTTCAAGCATGCGCTTTGTCCCGATGCGGCAGAACGTGCATTTTCCGCACGATTCCTCCTGGGTGAAGGTGAGGAAAAATTTTGCCATCTCCACCATGCAGGTGGTCTCATCCATGACCACGAGGCCGCCGGAACCCATGATGGCACCCGTTTTGTTGATCTGCTGGTAGTCGATCTGCAGGTCGCCCATGGAGGCCGGTATGCAGCCGCCGGAAGGACCGCCCATCTGAACCGCCTTGAATTTCTTGTTTTCCGTTATTCCGCCGCCTATATCAAAGACGATTTCGTTGATCGTGATCCCCATGGGGACTTCCGCCAAGCCGCCCCTGGCGATCTTTCCCGCCAGAGCAAAGACTTTTGTTCCTTTGCTGTCGTTCGTTCCCATGGATGCAAACGCCTCGGCCCCGTTCAGAATGATCCATGGGAGGTTGGCGAAAGTCTCCACATTATTGATATTGGTCGGTTTTCCCCAGAGACCGCTGTTGGCCGGGAATGGCGGCCTGAACCGCGGCATTCCCCGCTTGCCTTCTATGGAGGCAATAAGGGCTGTTTCTTCGCCGCAGACGAAGGCGCCAGCCCCTTCCTTGATCTTGATAGTGAAGTTCATCTTTGAGTTGAAAATATTCCTGCCCAGGTATCCTTTTGCGATGAGGTTCTCTATGGAGTCTTTCAGACGCTTTACCGCTTTAGGATATTCCGCTCTTACGTAAATGACCCCCTCGTCTGCGCCGATGGCGTACGCGCAGATCATCATGCCTTCCAGCACGGAATGAGGGTCACTCTCCAAGGTGCTTCTGTCCATGAATGCACCGGGGTCGCCCTCATCGGCATTACAGATGATATACTTTTTGTCGCCTGGAGCCTGCCGGCAGAATTTCCATTTCAAACCGGTCAGGAATCCGCCGCCGCCCCGCCCTCTGAGGCCGGAGTTCGAAATGATCTCAATGACTTTTTCAGGGGTATACTCGGAGAGGACTTTCTGAATTGCCTTGTAACCGTCCGCTGCGATATATTCGTCCAGGGAGGTGGGATCAATAATACCACAATTTCTGAGCACTATCTTTTTCTGTTTGGCCAGGAAAGAGTCGTCTTCCGAAGGCTGGGAATTCTTGATTACCCACTCCCTGACGGGGGTGCCTCCGGCGATGTGCTCGGAAATAATCCTTGCCGCTTTTTCCGGGGTTACATCACCATACAGGAAGGAATGATTTCTCTCATCAATAATCTCCACGAGGGGCTCGCGGTAGCACATCCCGTTGCAGCCGGTCTCCTTGAGGTTGACCTTTATCTTCTGCTTGGCTATCTCCTTCTTTATGGCGTCGTAAGTTTTGTCGCCGCCCGCAGATACGCCGCAGGTTCCAAGTCCGACCTTTATCGTCTTCATCTTCATTCGCTCTCCCTTCCTTTATATTCCTTCAAGATCTGCTGAACTTTCTTCGGATTCAACCGGCCGTGCGTTTCGTCATTGATCATGAGCACCGGAGAAAGGGAGCAGCAGCCCAGGCACGCAACTTTCTGCACAGTGAAGAGTCCGTCATCCGTCGTCTCGTCACCGTCTAAGTTAAGCTCACTCTCCAGGGCCCTGATAATGCCTGTCGAGGAATTCACATGACAGGCGGTGCCGTCGCAGACCTTGATAATGTTTTTGCCCATCGGCTTCAGGCGGAACTGGGAGTAAAAAGTGACGACTCCGTAGATGTCGGCGGTAGGAATGCCCACCGCCTTACTGATAAGGTTGATTGCCGATTCCGGGATGTAGCCGTAAGTTTCCTGGGCGGACTGAAGGAGCGGAATGAGCACCCCTTTGCCGTCCCGGGACTTCAGAACCTCGGCTTTAAATTTGGAAAAACGGTCCATTCCCTGTTTTTGTTTTGCGTTCTTTGGCGCCATTTTCAGTCTCCTAAAAGATGAATAATTATATACTCTATTGCTCTATATCACGATCTCCTGCCGCCGGGCCACGGTTCGGTTTCGGAACACAAAAGAAAAAACGTTCCCAAGTCGGGCCATAGAAGACGGGCAGTCAATCGTTGACCGCACCACGTTCCACACAGCGCGACTGACCGTGGGCAGCTTCCTTGATTCTTTAAGACGCCGCACAAGCGGTTTGAGCTTGCTTGTGACGGTATTTAATCCCTTTTATATAATCAAAATACACGACTTGTCCATCAAAGTAAAGCGTTGGATCGCCCGCTACCACTCTTTTTCTTTGTATGCGCCAGACAATGGGTGAAGGGGCGGGAGGGAAGCCATGGTCATGGCCTTTTTCGGCTGGTCTTCATTATTACCATGGGCGAGGAGCATGCTCGCTTAATCAAGGTTTCCCCTGACGGCCTTGTGGAATATTTGCGTAATGTATCAATATGTTGCGTAATATACAAGATATGTACACAAAACAGCCTATCATTAAAAGATTAGGATAACACAGGGAACTTTGGAACACAGTTCCCTGATGTCCACCGCCCAGGCGAAAGACCCTATCGCAGAAAGGAGACCCAAGAGGCGACCCATCTTTGTTCTCTCTCGGTCTTTCAGCATTCCAACTATTCTAATTTCTTGACTATTCCATTCATGGTGGTATCATTATGGCGGGCAGGCAAATGGGACTTATCAATATTACCGGCGGACATGTAAAACTGATCATGGTGGGAGGGAAAGGCGGGGTAGGGAAGACTACCTGCGCCTCTGCAATGGCCCTTAAAATGGCTGCGGATGGGAAAAAAGTCCTTATCGTATCAAGCGACCCTGCGCCGTCCCTCGCGGATATTTTCGAGGTTCCCATTGGGAACGAAGCAGTGAAGGTTTCTCCGGAACTTAATCTGTGGGCCCTTGAGATATCATCCGATGCAGTGTTGCAAAAATGGAAGGAACGGTTCGGGCCTGAGATCTATGAAGTGGTGCGGTCCTTTGCCGACGTGGATTACGATTTCGTCGACTATATCGGGACGGCGCCGGGCATTGAAGAAGAGTACATGCTCAACTATATCAGGGAACTGACGGAGAGCGGAAAATACGACGTGGTGGTATGGGATACGGCGCCTGCAGGCCACACACTCCGACTGCTAAGGCTTCCCCACCTTTTTCTCAAGCACATGGAGGCGGCGACGAAGTTTTACATGAATATTTACGGCTATCTGGAGAAGCTGAAGGACACGATCAGGTTTAAAGGATCAAAGAGGACGCTCCTTGAGGTGATAGGGGGCTGGGAGGCCCTCTCCGGGCAGATAGTTGAGTTTATAAGGAACAGGGAGACTACGAAGTACGTGATCGTTACCATACCCGAAGCCCTGGGAGTAAAGCTGACGGGCAGGGTGATCAGTGAGTTTGAGAGAAATCAAATCCTTGTTGAGAACATTATCATCAACCACGTGATAAAGGAAGCGGATTGCGATTTTCACAGGATTCGCATGGAAATGCAGGAGCAGTACATCGCTTTCATCAGAGATGTCTATAAAAATATGAATATCGTCACCCTCTGCCTCGCGCCACGGGAGATCAAGGGCATGGCTCGTATCATGGAGGTCTCCCGCGCCCTTTTCGATTCCGGGGAGAGTGGCACGTGAAGCGGATACGGATTACCGGAGGGAACCTCAAAGGAAGATCCATTCAGATTATGGAGCGCCACGAGGCGCGCTACACCCCGTCGAAGGTACGTAAAGCAATATTCGACATAATCGGGAGCATGGAAGGGAAGCGCGTCCTCGACCTGTTTGCGGGCGCAGGGTCGTTCACGATTGAGGCGCTTAGCAGGGGGGCAGCCTCTGGAATATGCGTGGAGCGGGACAGGGAGATGTGCGCCCTCATCCGGAGAAATCTCGAATCCCTGTCCATGGCCGGGTTCTGTGAGGTTTTGAACATGGAAGCCATGCGCGCCATACCTTTTCTTTATAAAAAGGGATTCGCTTATGATATAATTTTTATGGATCCCCCCTACGACAAAAAATATGTGGAAGCAACCATTTCTCTGTTTAGAGACCATGCAGTTTATAGTGCAAATACGCTCCTGGTGGTAGAGCATTCCAAGAGAGAGGTATGTGGCGCTCAGGAATCAGGATGGAAGGAGTCTGTACTGACGACAAGGCGCTATGGCGACACATGTATTACCATATTGAAACTGCAGCGATTTTAACCAATAATAAGGAGTCTCCGATGAAACGTAAAGTAGCGGTATACCCCGGTTCTTTTGATCCCATCACAAACGGTCACCTCGACATCCTGAACAGAGGGCTTGAGCTCTTTGACAAGGTTATCGTGGCCGTGGCTCTCAACATTGAGAAAAAGGCGCTCTTCAGCGTTGAGGAAAGGATGGAATTGATAAGACTGTCCGTCAACCATAATGAAAATGTGCTTGTGGATACCTTCAACGGACTGCTGGTGAACTATGCGAAGAAGGTGAATGCCAGATTTGTGATCAGGGGGCTTAGAGCCATGAGCGACTTTGAGTACGAATTCCAGATGGCATCCATGAACAGAAACCTCAATAAAGATATGGACACCCTATTTATGATGACCAGTAAGGATTATTATTTTATCAGCTCCAGAACCATCAAGGAGGTCCACCAGTTCGGCGGATCTGTGAAGGGGCTTGTTCCGGAAATCGTGGAGCAGAAACTGAAAGAGAAGCTCGCTTTGCTATGAATAGACCCGTGCTTTTTGCCGCGCTGGCTGCCGTATTCGTGTTTGCGGCTTTTTCTGTCCAGGCGGGCGATGTGTATACGGCGAGGGTGCAGGGCGTCATAAGCCCAGCGACCGCAGGATTCATATCTGAATCAATTGCCAAAAGTGAAGAGAAAGGCGCAGAGGGTCTTGTCATTCTCCTTGATACCCCCGGCGGTCTTGACACATCCATGAGAGATGTCGTCAAGGATATCATGACATCCAAGGTCCCGGTGATAGTCTATATCTATCCTCCCGGGGCGCGCGCCGCCTCGGCGGGGTGCGTTATTCTCCTTTCAGCCAATATCGCGGCCATGGCGCCTGGTACCAACGTGGGAGCAGCCCATCCGGTGAGCATAGGTAAAGCGGGCACGGAAGACAAGGTAATGATGCAGAAAATACTGAAAGATGCCGAGGCATACGTGAGGAGCATCGCAAGAAAGAGAGGGCGGAACGAGGAGTGGGCCGCGAAGGCCGTGACTGAGAGCGCCTCCATTCAGGCGTCAGAGGCCCTGAAACTGAACGTCATTGATGTGATATCGGGAAGCGTTGACGAACTGCTCAAGGCTATAGACGGAAAGGCTGTGGAGACGAGAAGCAGTGTGGTCACCCTGAAGCTGAAGGGAGCGAAAAGGGTTGACTTGGAAATGTCTTTCAAATACAGGCTCCTCGCTTTCATAAGTGATCCTAATGTTGCCTATATCCTCATGATGATAGGTATTTACGGGATACTTTTCGAGATCTTCAACCCGGGGGCTGTCTTCCCCGGGGTGATGGGGGGAATAGCCATACTCCTCGCCCTTTACGCTTTCCAGGTGATACCGATCAGTTTTGCCGGAGTCTTTCTCATACTCCTGGGCATCATATTCTTCATACTGGAATTAAAGATTATAAGCCACGGCATATTGGGAGTTGCGGGTGTAATATCTATTGTGATAGGCTCTATCATGCTTATCGACCTGCCGTCAGGGGGCATACTCTCTATTTCATGGAAGTCGATCTTGGCGGTGGCCCTGCTCTCCACCCTGTTTGTTTTTGGGGCGCTGTCCTACGCGATCAAGGCTCAACTGGCAAAAGTGAAGACGGGGAAAGAGGGTCTTTCCGGAGAAGAAGGGACGGCAAAGACGGATATTTTTGAAACGGGGAGAGTCTTCCTGCGCGGCGAGCTATGGAATGCGACCAGTGAAGAGCCGATAAAGACAGGCGCGAAAATCATCGTTGTGGAAGTCAAAAATCTGACCCTGAAGGTCAGGAGAAAAGGGGGCTGAAATGATCGGATTACCAGTATTGTTGTTCGTGATTGCAATCATCGTGTTCTTTCTCACGAGCGCGATCAGGATTCTTAACGAGTATGAGCGCGGGGTTATTTTCAGGCTTGGACGGGTCTTAGGCACCCCGAAGGGGCCTGGACTCATCATCCTTATCCCCATGATTGATAAGATGACAAAGGTAAGCCTTAGGACGGTGGTGCTTGATGTCCCTCCTCAGGACATCATAACCAGGGACAATGTGTCCATAAAAGTGAATGCGGTCGTCTATTTCAGGGTAATGGATCCTTTGAAGGCGGTCATTGATGTGGAAAATTTCCTCTATGCCACGAGCCAGCTCTCCCAGACGACGCTCAGGAGCGTTCTCGGACAGGCCGAGCTTGACGATCTCCTCTCTCACAGGGAGAAGATCAACGAGAGGCTCCAGGAAATCCTCGACACCCATACCGAGCCTTGGGGCATCAAGGTGTCGAATGTGGAAGTGAAGAACGTCGATCTTCCCGCAGAGATGCAGAGGGCGATTGCGCGTCAGGCGGAGGCGGAAAGAGAGAGAAGGGCAAAGGTGATAAGCGCGGAAGGGGAATACCAGGCATCTACAAGGCTGTCGGAGGCATCTGACATACTCTCCAGGAACCCCATGGCGCTTCAGCTCCGTTACCTCCAGACCCTTATCGAGATATCCACGGAGAAGAATTCCACAATAATCTTTCCTCTTCCCATTGACCTCATTAAAGTTTTCACGGAGAAATTTAAATGAAGAAGTGGTGGATCCTGATACTTGCCATACTGATGTGCATAGGCTCCACCCATGCGCGGGCAGCGCAGAAAAAGCACATACTCCCCAAGCAATCTAAGCAATCGGGCAAAGGGGTGGCAGCAAAAAAAAGCGAAGAGCCTTTTAAGTCCTTCATCGTGGTGGAGTCAACCACAGGCGCGGTCTTAGACGGTGAAAACGTCCATGCACGGCGGGCGCCTGCAAGTGTGACAAAGATTATGACGGCCCTGGTTGTCCTTGAAAAGGTTTCCAAAGGCGAGAACACGCTCGCGGACCAGATTACCGTGACGCCCGACGCGGCACGGATTGGAGGGAGCCAGGTCTACCTGGAGGCAGGCGAGGTCTTCACCCTTGAAGAAATGATGAAGGCGGTAATGGTGGCATCGGCAAACGACGCGGCATATGCGGTGGCGGAGCATGTTGCCGGCAGCGCGGACGCCTTTGTGGGACTCATGAATGAAAAGGCCAAGGAACTCAATATGGCGGACACCGAGTTCCATTCGGCCCACGGTCTTCCTCCCTCAAAGGGACAGAAGGAAGACTTTACCTCCGCAAGCGACCTTGTCATCCTTGCCCGCGAAATCCTGAAATACCCGAAAATCATTGAATGGACATCCATAAAGAGCGAGGGCTTCAGGGACGGCAAGTTTATCATGCATAATCACAATAAGCTTCTCACGAAGATGGCGGGCATAGACGGCCTGAAAACAGGGTTCTACCGGGAGACCGGATTTAATGTGGTAGCTACCGTGAAGAAAGGCGATTTACGGTTCATCGCCGTGGTAATGGGCAGCCCTTCGGCCCCGATCAGAGATAACGTGGCAATGGAGAAACTGAAGAAGGCGTTTGGCCAGCTCAGAATGTTGAGCATCGTGAAGAAAGGCGAGTTCGTGGATAAAGAGGTAATGCTCCTGGACGGAAAGCAAAGGAAGCTGAAAGGAGTGGCTAGCGCGAACTTCCTCTACCCTGTTGCTGTCGATAAAAAAGGGACGATAAAGAAAGAGATAGTGATGGCCGACAAGATCAAGGGAGATGTGAAAGAGGGCCAGAAGATTGGCGAAATGATCATCACCTTCGATAACCGGCAGGTGGGCAAAGTCGACGTAATTTCTCCCGTCCATGTACCCACTGCAAACCTTTTTACGAGATTTATCAGGAGATTGGGGCTTAATATCTAAAACGAGAGGATTTAAGGGTTATGTTGAGAAATAAAGAGATCGTGGTGGGAATAACCGGCGGCATCGCAGCATACAAAACCGCCGAGTTGGTACGGTCATTTATAAAAAAAGGGGCGAACGTCCATGTGGTCATGACCAAAAACGCGATGGAGTTTATAACCCCTCTCACACTTCAGACCCTTTCGGGTAATCCGGTGGTCCACAATATGTTTGAGCTCCTCACAGGTTCTAAAATCGGACATATTGCCCTGTCAGACATTGCCGATCAGGTGGTGATCGTTCCCGCCACGGCGAATATTATCGGCAAGGTAGCAAACGGTATTGCCGACGACTTCCTTACCACCATGATAATGGCCATCACGGTGCCGGTCCTCTTTGTGCCCTCCATGAATACCAAGATGTGGGAAAACGCCGCTGTCCAGGAGAACATTCAGAAACTGAAGGACAGCGGATTCCAGTTCATTGAACCGGGAAGCGGGGACCTTGCCTGCGGCACCACGGGGAAAGGCAGGCTTCCGTCAATCGAAGAGATTATTGAGAGAATGGAAGATATTTTTACAGAGAAGGATCTCACAAATGAGCACATTCTTATCACCGCAGGCCCTACAATGGAATACATTGATCCGGTGAGATGTATTACCAACAAGTCGTCGGGTAAGATGGGATACGCCATTGCGAAGATTGCAAAGAGAAGAGGCGCGGAGGTAACATTGATCACGGGAAAGACATATCTGTCTCCGCCGAGAACGGATATGTCCGTTATCGAAGTGGTCACCGCCATGGAGATGAGGAGCGCCGTGATTGAACATTACAAGCGGG from Syntrophobacterales bacterium includes:
- a CDS encoding nodulation protein NfeD, with the protein product MNRPVLFAALAAVFVFAAFSVQAGDVYTARVQGVISPATAGFISESIAKSEEKGAEGLVILLDTPGGLDTSMRDVVKDIMTSKVPVIVYIYPPGARAASAGCVILLSANIAAMAPGTNVGAAHPVSIGKAGTEDKVMMQKILKDAEAYVRSIARKRGRNEEWAAKAVTESASIQASEALKLNVIDVISGSVDELLKAIDGKAVETRSSVVTLKLKGAKRVDLEMSFKYRLLAFISDPNVAYILMMIGIYGILFEIFNPGAVFPGVMGGIAILLALYAFQVIPISFAGVFLILLGIIFFILELKIISHGILGVAGVISIVIGSIMLIDLPSGGILSISWKSILAVALLSTLFVFGALSYAIKAQLAKVKTGKEGLSGEEGTAKTDIFETGRVFLRGELWNATSEEPIKTGAKIIVVEVKNLTLKVRRKGG
- the rsmD gene encoding 16S rRNA (guanine(966)-N(2))-methyltransferase RsmD, giving the protein MKRIRITGGNLKGRSIQIMERHEARYTPSKVRKAIFDIIGSMEGKRVLDLFAGAGSFTIEALSRGAASGICVERDREMCALIRRNLESLSMAGFCEVLNMEAMRAIPFLYKKGFAYDIIFMDPPYDKKYVEATISLFRDHAVYSANTLLVVEHSKREVCGAQESGWKESVLTTRRYGDTCITILKLQRF
- a CDS encoding D-alanyl-D-alanine carboxypeptidase; translation: MKKWWILILAILMCIGSTHARAAQKKHILPKQSKQSGKGVAAKKSEEPFKSFIVVESTTGAVLDGENVHARRAPASVTKIMTALVVLEKVSKGENTLADQITVTPDAARIGGSQVYLEAGEVFTLEEMMKAVMVASANDAAYAVAEHVAGSADAFVGLMNEKAKELNMADTEFHSAHGLPPSKGQKEDFTSASDLVILAREILKYPKIIEWTSIKSEGFRDGKFIMHNHNKLLTKMAGIDGLKTGFYRETGFNVVATVKKGDLRFIAVVMGSPSAPIRDNVAMEKLKKAFGQLRMLSIVKKGEFVDKEVMLLDGKQRKLKGVASANFLYPVAVDKKGTIKKEIVMADKIKGDVKEGQKIGEMIITFDNRQVGKVDVISPVHVPTANLFTRFIRRLGLNI
- the coaD gene encoding pantetheine-phosphate adenylyltransferase; this encodes MKRKVAVYPGSFDPITNGHLDILNRGLELFDKVIVAVALNIEKKALFSVEERMELIRLSVNHNENVLVDTFNGLLVNYAKKVNARFVIRGLRAMSDFEYEFQMASMNRNLNKDMDTLFMMTSKDYYFISSRTIKEVHQFGGSVKGLVPEIVEQKLKEKLALL
- a CDS encoding ArsA family ATPase → MAGRQMGLINITGGHVKLIMVGGKGGVGKTTCASAMALKMAADGKKVLIVSSDPAPSLADIFEVPIGNEAVKVSPELNLWALEISSDAVLQKWKERFGPEIYEVVRSFADVDYDFVDYIGTAPGIEEEYMLNYIRELTESGKYDVVVWDTAPAGHTLRLLRLPHLFLKHMEAATKFYMNIYGYLEKLKDTIRFKGSKRTLLEVIGGWEALSGQIVEFIRNRETTKYVIVTIPEALGVKLTGRVISEFERNQILVENIIINHVIKEADCDFHRIRMEMQEQYIAFIRDVYKNMNIVTLCLAPREIKGMARIMEVSRALFDSGESGT
- a CDS encoding slipin family protein, which encodes MIGLPVLLFVIAIIVFFLTSAIRILNEYERGVIFRLGRVLGTPKGPGLIILIPMIDKMTKVSLRTVVLDVPPQDIITRDNVSIKVNAVVYFRVMDPLKAVIDVENFLYATSQLSQTTLRSVLGQAELDDLLSHREKINERLQEILDTHTEPWGIKVSNVEVKNVDLPAEMQRAIARQAEAERERRAKVISAEGEYQASTRLSEASDILSRNPMALQLRYLQTLIEISTEKNSTIIFPLPIDLIKVFTEKFK